The genomic stretch ACTTGAAGAATCTTTACTTCAACTTCTCCTTTAGTTAGAGAATTTAACTTATCTATAACTTCTTGTTGCATTCCTGCTGGTATTTCTAATTCCGCTACTAAAGTACCATCCCCTAGCCAATTAGTCTTCTTTACTTCACCCAAATTATGGAGTTGGGACTTTACTTTTGAACTGTGTTTTGGATCAACTTTTATTTCTATTAGTGCTCTAGCAACTTTTATAGGAATCACTTTAGCTATTTCTTTTATTATTTGTAATGCTTGCCCCTCTACATCTTTATTAGGATCTATTTGTACTCTAGCTTGCTCCATTGCCATTTCAATTCTAGTTCTAGGTATAGGTAAATGGGTTTTTGGATCTATCGCATTTCTTGAAATATAATCTATTATTTGTTTCTTTTTATTCTCTATCATTTCTTTTCTTTGCTCTGCAGTTACTTGAATTTCTCCTTTAAGAATTATTTGTCGTGCGATTTCCTCAAAATCTGTAGTTCCAAAAACTTTTTTTAAAGCCGAAGGTGACGCTTTAAGCCCTTTTTTTACATCTTTATATATTTCATCGGATACAACAACATCAGACAAACTTATACTTTTCCCACTTTTTAATTCGTTAGCTTCTTTAGGTTTTACTAATATTTCAAATCTTTCACCACCATGCTCATATCTAGCAATAACATATTCTTCTTTCTTAGTCATGAAATTATTTTCACCCCAACTATAATTTTTGTAATATTGATGCTCTTTCTTCGAAGCTCATCTTTCTAAACATTCCAGAATCTATATCAGCAAATCCAACTTCGATATTAGAAGGTGCAAGTTTTTCTCCGGGTTTAAGAGTAGATGCTAATGCTCTAATTCCGAGTAATATTGTATCTTGTATATTAAGATCTTCTCTATAGTTTTTCTCAAAATATTCTGTTGCGGTATATCCACCTTGTCCAATAGCTACAGCATAGTAAGGCATAAACTGACCACTTGGCTCTGTCATTAATAATTTTGGCGTTTTTCCTTTATCAATACCACCTATAATTAAAGCAACACCAAAGGGTCTTACTCCACCGTGCTGAGTATACATCTGTTTTACGTCTGAAACCAATTTTGTAAGATAGTCGATATTGATAGGTTCATCATATATTAACCTATGCTGAAGTGCTTGAGATCTCGCATAGTCAATTAATATTCTTCCGTCTGAGGCTAATCCAGCAAAGCTACACCCTACATGGTCATCAAGAATAAAGACTTTTTCTATGCTATCGACATCAAGAAGTTGTGTAGCTTTTCTTTTTTCGCCAATCAGAACAACACCAGCTTTTGTTTTTACCCCTAAAGTAGTCCAACCTTTCTTTACAGCTTCAAATGCATAGTCTACTTGATATAGTGATCCGTCGGGCGAGAATATGGTTATTGCCCTATCATATCCCATAGCGGCTGGTCCAAATGCCAAATTTCTTCTCCCAATATCAGTAGATATAATAAGTGTTAAAAAGTGTTATCAGTTCGTCGCGTGCTCATCATGATACAGTCTGGGACGGCATCATCACTCAATTCCTATTAATCGTTTAGCCCTTTTTAAACTTCCTGTAGTTCTTCTAGGTACAAGAAGAACCTCTTTATTCTTAATCTTTTTTATTAAAGGTAAGCTTGCTATAATAATTTTATAGCCTATTCTATTAGTAGATATAATACCACGATTATTATATATCATAATAACTTTAGGATTGGAAAGATCTAGCCAAATTTTTCCTCCTAATTCCTTTACTGAGTTTCTCACTGCTTCTTCAATTTCCCTTATTTCGAAGTTATCTTCACTGATTATATCAAAAATAACATATCTTTTGGCTCTTGTATCCCTCTTGTTTTTAATTTTTTTAATATAGATTATTTTAGTTCTATATGAGAAAATAACCATAACAGTAAGAACTAAAAGCCAGATGAAAACTAGTAAATTAAGAATGTCCATACTTTGAAATAAGTCTTTGTGGTGAAAAATAAATCCAATCAATCGCCTCTTCTTCGTCTGCTCCATGAATAACTAGTAAGTTTATTTTAGACAAAGGAGGCCAGATCTCTCCTAAAGAATTTGCACAAGAAGATATTAAAGGGAAAGATATCCACTTGTAGGACCATATTATAAATTTTCTTAAAACAAATGAATTTAAGTGACGTAATTGAATTTCTACAGGTTTCTCATATTCTCTAATCAAATTAAGCATTGTCTTTTTGAATATATGAGTATTTTCTGCTGATAATATAACACCGCTTATTCTATCATCTATGATAGAATATTTCAACGCATCCACACTTAGTGGTTTTACAAACACTAGACTCTTAGGATTTGATTTAAGAAAATTTGCAATGCTCTTAGAATTCTTAGCTTCTATGCTTATTCTTCTATGTCCCATTAAATGATCCTCTGATAAAAAGTAATCATATCCTACCTTTTTTAGATAGTTAAAAAGAGCTGAATTAAGTATGCAAGTTTCTATTAGCAATTTGTTTCAACTCTTCTTTAAGTTGCTCCGTAACTTTTCCTTTAAAGCTCATTATTATTTTAATTATATCATCACCATCTTTTAAGCTAATTTTCTTTTCTGCAATAAATCTTTGTTTATCTATTCTCAAATGAAGTTTACTTCCTTCCATCCTTTCATTTAATGTAGATAACAAAAGTATTAAATCAGCATAATCAAAAGAGTTAAATATCTTATTTGCAACCTCGGTGGCATTTCTTCCAGTTAGTTTATATTCTATGATCTCAATAGAATTGCCGTAATGTCCTTCGGCTTTTGTTTCTATTAATTCTGAGGAATTTAGAATATTTCCAAAAAAATCTTCTAAAGCTACTAAAATTTTATCTTTATTTTCAGTCTCATGACAAAAAATTATAATAGATAGGTTTGAGAGTTTCATTTCCCAGGTAACTTATCGTAGTTTTGAAGTCTATAGTACTTAGATGCTTCGTGTCTCTTCTTTTGTTCTCTTTCTTTTTCTTTTTTCTTCCACTTATGCTTTACACTACCCTTAACTCCTCTACTCTTCAATAAACCTCTAGCTTTCTTTCCAGCACTTGTTAGACCTCTAAATACTCTATTTCT from Sulfolobus sp. S-194 encodes the following:
- the psmA gene encoding archaeal proteasome endopeptidase complex subunit alpha yields the protein MAFGPAAMGYDRAITIFSPDGSLYQVDYAFEAVKKGWTTLGVKTKAGVVLIGEKRKATQLLDVDSIEKVFILDDHVGCSFAGLASDGRILIDYARSQALQHRLIYDEPINIDYLTKLVSDVKQMYTQHGGVRPFGVALIIGGIDKGKTPKLLMTEPSGQFMPYYAVAIGQGGYTATEYFEKNYREDLNIQDTILLGIRALASTLKPGEKLAPSNIEVGFADIDSGMFRKMSFEERASILQKL
- a CDS encoding Rpp14/Pop5 family protein — encoded protein: MDILNLLVFIWLLVLTVMVIFSYRTKIIYIKKIKNKRDTRAKRYVIFDIISEDNFEIREIEEAVRNSVKELGGKIWLDLSNPKVIMIYNNRGIISTNRIGYKIIIASLPLIKKIKNKEVLLVPRRTTGSLKRAKRLIGIE
- a CDS encoding RNase P p30-like protein; translated protein: MLIETCILNSALFNYLKKVGYDYFLSEDHLMGHRRISIEAKNSKSIANFLKSNPKSLVFVKPLSVDALKYSIIDDRISGVILSAENTHIFKKTMLNLIREYEKPVEIQLRHLNSFVLRKFIIWSYKWISFPLISSCANSLGEIWPPLSKINLLVIHGADEEEAIDWIYFSPQRLISKYGHS
- a CDS encoding RNA-binding domain-containing protein, encoding MKLSNLSIIIFCHETENKDKILVALEDFFGNILNSSELIETKAEGHYGNSIEIIEYKLTGRNATEVANKIFNSFDYADLILLLSTLNERMEGSKLHLRIDKQRFIAEKKISLKDGDDIIKIIMSFKGKVTEQLKEELKQIANRNLHT
- a CDS encoding ribosome assembly factor SBDS, with protein sequence MTKKEEYVIARYEHGGERFEILVKPKEANELKSGKSISLSDVVVSDEIYKDVKKGLKASPSALKKVFGTTDFEEIARQIILKGEIQVTAEQRKEMIENKKKQIIDYISRNAIDPKTHLPIPRTRIEMAMEQARVQIDPNKDVEGQALQIIKEIAKVIPIKVARALIEIKVDPKHSSKVKSQLHNLGEVKKTNWLGDGTLVAELEIPAGMQQEVIDKLNSLTKGEVEVKILQVK